DNA from Thermomicrobium roseum DSM 5159:
GCGCTCTCGCACTGCCCTTCGCTATTCGGCGAAATCGTCGAGATCCGGTGCCTCGTAGCGCCACAAGCGTTCGGGGCGCTGGTACCCGAGCGCCGCCAGGTGATCGACCACCGCGAGCACGACCTCGTCAGGCGTCGAGGCACCAGCCGTCACCCCGACCACCCGCTTCCCCTCGAGCCACGCACGGTCGATTTCCTCCGGTCGCTCGATGTGGTAGCTGGGAACACCACAGGCGCGGCCGACTTCGGCGAGGCGCGCCGTGTTGGAACTCTTCTTTCCACCCACTGCGAGCAGGACATCGACTTCGCGGGCCAGCGCGCGCAACGCTTCCTGCCGCTCCCACGTCGGTTGGCAGATGGTATTGACGATCCGGATCTCGCCCCCATGCCGGGCTACCCAATTGGCCAGGCCGAGCGCGAAGGCCAGGAACTCGTCTGTCTGCTTGGTCGTTTGACTCACCACCGCGACCTTACGCGGCGGCGCCACGACACCCGGCACGCCGCGCGGCCCTTTCCACGGCAAATCCTCCAAATGCTTGGCCGCAACCGCCCGTGAGGTTCCGGCCCAACCGAGCACGCCGCGCACCTCAGGGTGGTGAGCATCGCCGTAGACGACGAGAAAGTAGCCCTGACGCACCAGCTTCTCGGCCAGGCGCTGTACTTTGGTCACCAGTGGGCAGGTCGTGTCGATCAGCTCCAGTCCAGCGTCGCGGGCTTCCGCCGCACGCTGCGGTCCCGCCCCGTGCGCCGTGATCGCCACGCGCCGGAAACCACGCTCGCGCGCTTCGCTCACCGAGCTGACCGGCTCGATCCCCTGGACCTTCAGCCGTTCGACGACTTGCGGATTGTGGATCACGTCACCGACCGTCGCGATCGGGCCAGCTTGGGCAGCCTGCTGGATGATCTCCAACGCTCGGCGCACACCCCAACAGTAACCCATGACTTCCGCGAGGACGATTCGCTTCTCACCCGTCGCTACGGTCATCGTCGCCTCCTCGCGAACGCGCCGCTCCCCGTTTCTCACCGAGTATACCCCCGGGGAAAAGCGCTCTCCCGCTGCTCGCCCATTCCTCCAATTCCCGATAGAGCTCCCACAGCGAAGCCACCCCGAAGTGCGGCTCCACATCCCCCTGCCAGGCTTGGCCGTACCGGTTGCACCAGACACTGGTGAGCCCAGCACGCTGTGCTCCAGCCACGTCGTTGACCGGATGATCGCCCACGTACAGCGCCTCTTCCGGACGCACACCCGCCAGCCGGAGCGCATACTGGAAGATCGCCGGGTCCGGCTTGGCCACACCGATCTCCTCGGAGACGACGACGATCGGGAACAACCGCTCGATTCCCAGCCGGGCCAGCTTGGCCCGCTGAATCGCGCTCGGTCCGTTCGTCACGAGTCCGGTCAAAGCGCGACGCTGGATCGCCCTGACAGCCGTCACGCTGTCCGGAAAGAGCGAAAGCCCCAAGAACCGGTCGCGCGCATACACCGCCGACGCGCGCTCCAGCCACGCGGGATCGGTGCATCCGGCCATCTCCAGTGCCCGCTGCACTCCCTCCCAGGTGTGGCTCGGCTGGGCCAGCGCCAGCGCCACGATCACGTCGCGTTCCAGGGACAGTACCTCGTCGGGAAGAGCAGCCAGCGCCGTCTCTACCCGGAGACGGAACGAGCCCCGGTGATCGCACAGGGTATCGTCGAGATCGAACAGGACCAGCCGGATCGGCATGCTGCTCATCTACCCCACCCAAGCCTACGCGGTCAGAGCAGGATCGACCAGCGAGCAGGCTACGGGTGAGCGGTTATCCTCTCTACGAGGACGGTGGAGTACGCGATGGTGCGCTGGTTCGCTGATCGGTACCGGAACCTGTGGCTGGTGGTGCTCCATGCGCTCGTCATCCTCGGCCTGGTCGCCAGCATACCCGCGAACATCGTCGCCTTTCGGACGATGACGCGGGGGATCGAAACCGGTGAGCAGGCGGTACCGATCGCGCACACTGACGTCAATCCTTTGGGGATCAATACCTTCCTGCAAGCCGAGCCCGATCCGGACAAAGTCGCGCAGATGCTGGACATGATCGCCGCTGCCGGCTTCAGCTTTATTCGCCAGCCGTTTTTCTGGTACGAGATCGAGCCGGAACCGGGTGTCTTTTGGGATACGAAGTGGAACGTCAGTACATGGGAAAAGTATGACCGGATCGTGGAACTGGCTCGTCAGCGGGATATCGAGATCATCGCTCGCCTCGACAAACCTCCCCGCTGGGCACGCGCCGGCCAGCCGAACCTCGACCAGTGCCCGGATGGCCCTCCGACCCACTACGAAGACTACGCTCGCTTCGTCGAGGCGGTCGTCACCCGTTACCGAG
Protein-coding regions in this window:
- a CDS encoding HAD family hydrolase; the encoded protein is MSSMPIRLVLFDLDDTLCDHRGSFRLRVETALAALPDEVLSLERDVIVALALAQPSHTWEGVQRALEMAGCTDPAWLERASAVYARDRFLGLSLFPDSVTAVRAIQRRALTGLVTNGPSAIQRAKLARLGIERLFPIVVVSEEIGVAKPDPAIFQYALRLAGVRPEEALYVGDHPVNDVAGAQRAGLTSVWCNRYGQAWQGDVEPHFGVASLWELYRELEEWASSGRALFPGGILGEKRGAARSRGGDDDRSDG
- the ispH gene encoding 4-hydroxy-3-methylbut-2-enyl diphosphate reductase — protein: MTVATGEKRIVLAEVMGYCWGVRRALEIIQQAAQAGPIATVGDVIHNPQVVERLKVQGIEPVSSVSEARERGFRRVAITAHGAGPQRAAEARDAGLELIDTTCPLVTKVQRLAEKLVRQGYFLVVYGDAHHPEVRGVLGWAGTSRAVAAKHLEDLPWKGPRGVPGVVAPPRKVAVVSQTTKQTDEFLAFALGLANWVARHGGEIRIVNTICQPTWERQEALRALAREVDVLLAVGGKKSSNTARLAEVGRACGVPSYHIERPEEIDRAWLEGKRVVGVTAGASTPDEVVLAVVDHLAALGYQRPERLWRYEAPDLDDFAE